In the genome of Cryptomeria japonica chromosome 8, Sugi_1.0, whole genome shotgun sequence, one region contains:
- the LOC131038454 gene encoding RING-H2 finger protein ATL72: MKSMYRVFWALLALTCFSSSFSASFHGRKILDYPEITNFSSSGNFHGRKILDYPESLQPSLAPNRPSIDPNLVLILAALLCALFFGLGLNLMVRCALCLTSVLRVPAMAGRGHMTSTDHATSAVSTGRANTGLKKAVIDALPLVAYGGAAISGGVDNGGGADIECVICLREFVEGERVRVLPNCAHCFHVECIDRWFVSHSLCPICRTRMPESLEKKTAAANVPANVPCSNCGRTNGDESTAPDGSQNVGTQSAPSDLASCSGTGSNVVAEGAVS, translated from the coding sequence ATGAAGTCGATGTACAGAGTCTTCTGGGCCTTATTAGCGCTGAcatgtttttcttcttctttttctgctAGTTTTCATGGAAGAAAGATTTTAGATTACCCAGAAATCACAAATTTTTCTTCTTCTGGAAATTTTCATGGAAGAAAGATTTTGGATTACCCGGAAAGCCTTCAACCCTCATTAGCCCCCAACAGGCCTTCCATAGATCCCAATTTGGTGCTCATTTTAGCGGCTCTTCTCTGCGCTCTTTTCTTCGGCCTGGGCTTAAATCTCATGGTCCGCTGCGCTCTCTGCCTCACTTCTGTTCTCAGAGTCCCTGCCATGGCGGGCCGTGGTCACATGACGAGCACCGACCATGCGACCTCGGCGGTGAGCACGGGGAGGGCTAACACGGGGCTGAAAAAGGCGGTTATCGACGCCCTTCCGCTCGTTGCGTACGGCGGCGCCGCCATTAGTGGCGGCGTCGACAATGGTGGCGGCGCCGACATTGAGTGCGTTATTTGTTTGAGGGAATTTGTTGAGGGGGAAAGGGTCAGAGTGCTGCCCAATTGTGCGCATTGTTTCCACGTGGAGTGCATTGATAGGTGGTTTGTTTCGCATTCTTTGTGCCCCATTTGCAGAACTCGTATGCCCGAGAGCTTGGAGAAGAAAACGGCGGCGGCTAATGTGCCTGCCAATGTGCCTTGCAGCAATTGCGGCCGCACTAATGGCGATGAATCTACGGCTCCGGATGGGTCCCAGAATGTTGGGACGCAATCTGCGCCATCCGATTTGGCTTCCTGTAGTGGCACTGGTTCGAATGTTGTGGCGGAGGGGGCTGTATCGTAG